In Methanonatronarchaeum sp. AMET-Sl, one genomic interval encodes:
- the map gene encoding type II methionyl aminopeptidase, protein MPNNNLKKTRKAGKILREVKKEIKPKIKIDTPVIEIAEQIENQIKQKGGKPAFPCNISINNLAAHYTPTKNDQTKIQKGDLVKIDIGVHIDGYIADSAFTIDQGNNQKLVEATEKALQKAIETANNGAGTPIKEISSAIEYEIKKRDLQPVVNLTGHGLNQWNTHVNPSIPNIKTNNNHKLKEGQVIAIEPFATNGSGRVKEKGKPEIYSLKNQKTKTRNRKARKLLKTIKKQYKTLPFAKRWLQNKKHKKLDYTLKKLTQQGALRSYAPLYDKQNSKVSQAEHTIIIHKNKAEKIT, encoded by the coding sequence ATGCCAAACAACAACCTCAAAAAAACCAGAAAAGCCGGCAAAATACTAAGAGAAGTCAAAAAAGAAATAAAACCCAAAATCAAAATAGACACACCAGTAATAGAAATCGCCGAACAAATAGAAAACCAAATAAAACAAAAAGGCGGAAAACCCGCATTCCCCTGCAACATATCAATAAACAACCTAGCCGCACACTACACACCAACCAAAAACGACCAAACAAAAATACAGAAAGGCGACCTCGTAAAAATCGATATAGGAGTCCACATAGATGGCTATATAGCAGACTCCGCCTTCACAATAGACCAAGGCAACAACCAAAAACTCGTAGAAGCAACAGAAAAAGCACTTCAAAAAGCCATAGAAACAGCAAACAATGGAGCAGGAACACCAATAAAAGAAATAAGCAGCGCCATCGAATACGAAATAAAAAAACGAGACCTCCAACCAGTAGTAAACCTAACCGGACATGGACTAAACCAATGGAACACACATGTAAACCCCTCGATACCCAACATAAAAACCAACAACAACCACAAACTCAAAGAAGGACAAGTAATAGCAATAGAACCATTCGCCACCAACGGATCCGGAAGAGTAAAAGAAAAAGGAAAACCAGAAATCTACAGCCTAAAAAACCAAAAAACAAAAACCAGAAACCGTAAAGCCCGAAAACTACTAAAAACAATAAAAAAACAATACAAAACACTACCATTCGCCAAAAGATGGCTCCAAAACAAAAAACACAAAAAACTAGACTACACACTTAAAAAACTAACACAACAAGGAGCCCTAAGAAGCTACGCACCACTATACGACAAACAAAACAGCAAAGTATCACAAGCAGAACACACAATAATAATACACAAAAACAAAGCCGAAAAAATAACCTAA
- a CDS encoding 30S ribosomal protein S6e: MVEFKLVISNPENGKTYQKEISGNEGTTLIGKKIGEPIDGEELGLTGYQLKLTGGSDSDGIPMRKDIQGPARKKVLVSGGQGFKPTRDGERKRKTVRGNQISDQITQINLKITEKGDQELTEIFTTETQETQE, translated from the coding sequence ATGGTAGAATTTAAACTCGTAATATCAAACCCCGAAAACGGAAAGACATACCAAAAAGAAATCAGCGGAAATGAAGGAACCACATTGATAGGAAAAAAAATAGGCGAACCAATAGATGGAGAAGAACTAGGACTCACTGGATACCAACTCAAACTAACAGGCGGAAGCGACTCAGACGGAATACCAATGCGAAAAGACATACAAGGACCCGCAAGAAAAAAAGTATTAGTAAGCGGTGGACAAGGATTCAAGCCAACAAGAGATGGAGAAAGAAAAAGAAAAACAGTTAGAGGCAACCAAATAAGCGATCAAATCACCCAAATAAACCTAAAAATAACAGAAAAAGGCGACCAAGAACTAACAGAAATATTCACCACAGAAACCCAAGAAACCCAAGAATAA